The following are from one region of the Trichoplusia ni isolate ovarian cell line Hi5 chromosome 1, tn1, whole genome shotgun sequence genome:
- the LOC113508782 gene encoding PHD finger protein rhinoceros, whose product MSLRGTKRATGMRGDEAGASKRRRAEPEDALWQLRPVSDLKMSSIYNRSASEAPAELFRKDLISAMKLPDNEPLTPSSYWIITDTWKQDWERGVQVPVNPDSLPAPKVKIIDNPQPPNFQEFKLSKDKYIHLSRDVHYQPEKHILSTTPARAEAACSYDLDATDTAWLKLLNAERARAGAPPVTEDQLEKVIEELEIRSWDKIQAIVRSEEGLGIEYDENVICDVCRSPDSEDGNEMVFCDSCNICVHQACYGITVIPDGQWLCRPCGDGVRPSCVLCPNHGGAMKCTPSGHKWAHVSCVLWIPEVSIGCAEIMEPITKISSIPASRWSLVCVLCRNRKGACIQCSVKTCKTAYHVTCAFKHGLEMRAIIEDENADDGVKLRSYCQKHSVNNKKEKCTGSGSEEEEVKRKRRKDMTSEEKTQARAARLHVIERDFDKHVSVKDISTHLLDVDQDAINYIYNYWKLKRRAGHNRPLVPPKSEETEVHTHKQEQADIDKMKMFVQLRQDLERVRNLCYMVSRREKLSRSFFRMREQTFHKQVAVLTAGAEIPEQELAAIIEANHGPSIYDKLYSHANAPDHKNDFEELLARIAPPESGDEKKKDRNGLVKGSKSSNPYKKHYVNGSRRSGSMYSGLSSEESATEIPRTSKYRGKAIGSSTEDEGRRAGTSPKKKVSPKGKGKRSPKKTERKKKKVPQSKPLIESSSDDDSLNSRLKKDRSRSKTLQQMEKEMTAGRMGQSGTDSDDLMPIRPMKNSKFPVDIYSDSSEDNKTEVKTEKVKPEKIKTEKDKSEKAKPDKSPNGNDSQQPLPRTKAAMKEFIPTQPEKKTTAPVEDKPGPRKRGRKPSNKDKKLPLPTKTESDDEAKNKENIKFSKQKDNPTDLIVPQRQAAKKASENMRSTTAVKKEDNVPESRELKQASGDDTKPKHPVKSKSKGKEIKDSVGGKSSKKKSKETEKEPISYVPQRQAAKKAAAHIKSGLGSKVPAAENESDKKKDSDKSEAKLSPKKDKEEAKSSKSGQKDSSSSSTNSSSSSYTSSSSSEEEHDKPGMKPTAKAREIKPAISTRQPSMFSPPGSRPTVDLPFLDRVSRPLSSTSASSDSDSSKESDGSRSGSPYPKRPRRRRKHKSVSNDASPRKAPDKKLKTSERQSECRVPSPTLEREEPGRASNARAATRARTRSTASSGNMPNKSDAGPRKSSKEDTIAAEPNKAPKESSQPSELSTAERKANEEVKDEIKEEVKVEIEIALDPPKNDVKAKTSKPKRRSESNDDKDKINKTIEIEVPPLHKVSPRKSAELKHKSLSNRRVSVKDTAQKDRSKTDEVREPPKKVRRLSMAQNAVPSERGSGSPVKKKSSQPTVPEQLPVAPLIDKKSPLGIAADYHDNDKHWLPKAPSPNTIPPAVEKPGGNEKYMTDDKSMDSDYADKSSVKMIAKIQANLNENTMIKSPKTPMDARTVNIENIDVENVARNMKKRSTEKKFITQDASHVQGVEISKSAKIPSIINPFPNRAIFSPQSKDNEFLDFEMMAVDDGFNHDDIMKPFATYPEFFFKEDSKEQGVQETLNLVDRLRIRLNTKKVPETVPEEDEPIDVIDDDTKDNKDDNLVASNLVKEDSPPPKAHTPALGLTERSPVKESRQAVNHIPRIPPSIDLPSGDTAMDAKDFQPTAMTSDEKWPIIPLAVSQMDTQSQAANDQKYDNSYPDDVKEPITLQSDVRSVSEVGDTISISKQSDDSQSLSVVDHSVHSNDVELVHDNQNYDNNELIHSDCATTSSPYISQEKWRESKITTRRSSASSTTSEGSVSSHKNELKSHLSSDLRPGNVMPQIDTYPPIPAYSRPVEPSMPLNQYTTYPPEASPFCSLPLFAGAAQLPLPSPGPGLYGAIPYTTSAPLPLKPAFYSAAFTSSSQNIALTTAMIAPPTPKPLDSPGPDIDVTGSDKFSIHVASSPSISVDSYENSNKAPTKMSNDSNETMTSLHPQESKSPPKLTKLTTKFSGKSPGKSPGISPKQSESGKGTKRSSNRSNRSQRGRGRSKSRGQGFPPAEYLGNSIQSKLVGTVYDFDEEIANDGVDLKTLRDKRKSIDIRDDRKSEHSYKDSSQSPRVITPPPSKKATPSDSKDVKPPLSPEPAESNSSPSASSGFSQVAPVLPGPVDMRTYQPFENPAPPTENAYHLLAFASGTAEQHLAEIDEEVEKQLHTALMASNPQTGSPSHQPEPETSEPPKEVAAPQLPKVSLSDSRNQLKVKIKGPFLDANYSTSSSQPVAPPPPAPASEPGTSMFNASSSTASSAVSGSTNLRRMRKKELLRQYWTQDMNMDDPTQNATVGAVPPPAAPSPLTRAVITIPKAVASMTSIPTREDYKMSDSPVEKKKRKITSGLSRELRHLEVSMNDDADPADDVKLSTIAGTSSKQVHKRRGRTSTKPNRANATSPVAPKLKIKIGNNTVQQVPAAAPAPPDDSAGTANFRPPKKRIMVHKPSLEDLRRESMKYRRMVMANFEEDEQDTIVKPKSEKSEKSDKSEKRKKKKDKKAEKLQVVNRESNSATKLIIKIKRTKEEESNDGSTSGASTSGGASASAGGGASAGGGAGASAAVTPAEPAIDPFEYDPSAPDPLAIDPPSYAEASSAMRKVRTDKVTPIRLKLARSSEGSGYVMKEAGEAALPVNNNKHCEVR is encoded by the exons attcgTAGCTGGGATAAAATCCAAGCAATCGTCAGATCCGAAGAAGGCCTCGGTATCGAGTACGACGAAAATGTCATATGCGATGTTTGTCGTTCTCCTGATTCTGAGGATGGCAATGAGATGGTATTTTGCGATTCGTGCAACATATGCGTGCACCAGGCCTGCTACGGAATCACCGTTATACCGGACG GCCAATGGCTGTGTAGGCCGTGCGGTGACGGTGTCAGGCCTAGCTGCGTGCTCTGCCCCAACCATGGCGGTGCCATGAAATGTACTCCGTCTGGGCATAAGTGGGCGCACGTTAGCTGTGTACTATGGATACCCGAGGTCTCTATCGGTTGCGCGGAGATTATGGAACCTATCACTAAAATATCGTCCATACCGGCCTCTCGTTGGTCACTCGTTTGCGTATTGTGCCGGAATCGTAAAGGagcgtgtattcaatgttcCGTTAAAACGTGCAAAACTGCTTACCATGTCACGTGCGCGTTCAAACATGGTCTCGAAATGCGCGCGATTATAGAGGACGAAAACGCTGACGACGGTGTTAAGTTGCGTTCGTATTGTCAAAAACAtagtgttaataataaaaaagaaaagtgtaccGGGTCGGGTTCGGAGGAGGAAGAGGTTAAGAGAAAGCGAAGGAAGGATATGACATCGGAGGAGAAGACACAAGCGAGAGCCGCACGCTTGCATGTCATTGAAAGAGATTTCGATAAACACGTCAGTGTGAAGGATATCAGTACACATCTCCTTGACGTTGATCAAGACGCGATTAACTACATTTATAACTATTGGAAACTGAAGAGGCGAGCGGGACACAATCGACCCTTGGTGCCCCCCAAGTCAGAAGAAACAGAGGTGCATACTCACAAGCAGGAACAAGCCGacattgacaaaatgaaaatgtttgtacaGCTCCGGCAGGACCTGGAGAGAGTCCGCAACTTGTGTTACATGGTGAGCAGGAGGGAAAAATTATCTCGCTCTTTCTTCAGGATGAGAGAGCAGACGTTTCATAAACAAGTGGCTGTTCTTACAGCTGGCGCCGAAATCCCAGAGCAGGAGTTGGCTGCCATCATTGAGGCTAATCACGGACCTTCAATTTATGACAAACTGTATTCTCACGCGAATGCTCCTGATCACAAGAATGATTTCGAGGAGCTACTTGCGCGTATCGCGCCCCCAGAATCTGGCGATGAGAAAAAGAAAGATCGTAACGGCCTTGTGAAAGGCTCCAAGTCATCTAATCCTTACAAGAAGCATTACGTCAACGGCTCCCGTCGTAGCGGGAGCATGTACAGTGGCCTTTCAAGTGAAGAGAGTGCAACAGAAATTCCCCGTACAAGTAAGTATCGAGGTAAAGCAATCGGCTCTAGCACTGAAGATGAAGGTCGAAGAGCTGGAACTTCACCAAAGAAAAAAGTATCACCTAAGGGCAAAGGAAAGAGATCTCCTAAAAAGACTGAgcgaaaaaagaaaaaggttcCCCAGTCCAAACCGCTAATTGAAAGCAGCAGCGACGATGATTCCTTGAATTCTAGACTGAAAAAAGACCGATCTCGAAGCAAAACTTTGCAGCAAATGGAAAAAGAAATGACTGCTGGAAGGATGGGCCAATCTGGTACAGACAGCGATGATCTGATGCCCATAAGACCTATGAAGAACAGTAAGTTCCCAGTTGACATATACTCAGACAGCAGCGAAGACAACAAGACTGAAGTCAAGACCGAGAAGGTCAAGCCTGAAAAGATAAAAACTGAAAAGGACAAATCCGAAAAGGCTAAGCCGGATAAGTCGCCGAATGGTAATGATTCACAACAACCTTTACCGAGAACGAAGGCCGCTATGAAAGAGTTTATTCCCACTCAACCGGAGAAGAAAACTACGGCACCAGTCGAAGACAAACCCGGTCCTAGGAAACGAGGAAGGAAACCATCCAATAAGGATAAAAAGTTGCCGCTTCCAACCAAAACAGAATCTGACGATGAAGCCAAGAACAAagagaatattaaattttctaaacaaaaagaCAATCCTACTGACTTGATTGTTCCCCAGAGGCAAGCTGCCAAAAAGGCTTCCGAGAATATGCGCTCAACCACAGCAGTTAAGAAAGAAGATAATGTGCCCGAATCACGAGAACTCAAACAAGCCAGTGGGGATGACACTAAGCCTAAACATCCAGTGAAATCTAAGTCAAAGGGTAAAGAAATTAAAGATTCTGTTGGTGGTAAATCGAGTAAAAAGAAATCTaaagagacagaaaaagaaCCTATATCTTACGTCCCTCAAAGACAGGCAGCTAAGAAGGCAGCGGCTCACATAAAAAGTGGATTGGGTAGCAAGGTGCCAGCTGCCGAAAACGAATCCGATAAAAAGAAAGATTCAGACAAATCCGAGGCTAAACTTTCACCCAAGAAAGATAAAGAGGAAGCGAAGAGTTCTAAATCTGGGCAAAAAGATAGTTCGAGCTCTTCTACGAACTCGAGTAGCAGTAGCTACACGTCGTCTTCCAGTTCAGAGGAAGAGCATGACAAGCCTGGCATGAAACCGACCGCCAAAGCCCGCGAGATCAAGCCCGCCATAAGCACGCGGCAGCCGTCAATGTTCTCTCCTCCTGGCTCTAGACCTACAGTGGACTTGCCCTTTCTCGACAGGGTGTCAAGACCGCTGTCTTCGACTAGTGCCTCGAGTGATTCTGACAGCTCTAAAGAGTCAGACGGGTCCAGGTCGGGCAGCCCCTATCCGAAGCGACCCAGGCGACGACGAAAGCACAAGAGTGTGTCGAACGATGCGTCCCCTCGCAAGGCGCCAGACAAGAAGCTTAAAACTTCCGAACGGCAGTCCGAGTGTAGGGTACCATCACCGACTCTTGAAAGAGAGGAACCTGGCCGAGCCAGCAATGCGCGCGCTGCCACACGTGCTCGGACCAGAAGCACTGCTTCAAGCGGAAATATGCCTAATAAGTCTGATGCCGGACCTAGAAAATCATCTAAAGAAGACACCATTGCCGCTGAACCCAATAAAGCTCCCAAAGAGAGCAGCCAGCCCAGTGAACTTTCAACTGCGGAGCGGAAAGCGAACGAGGAGGTAAAGGACGAGATAAAAGAAGAAGTTaaagttgaaattgaaatagctcTTGATCCTCCTAAAAATGACGTCAAAGCTAAAACAAGTAAGCCCAAGAGGCGTAGCGAATCCAATGATGACAAGGATAAGATCAACAAAACCATTGAAATTGAAGTGCCGCCGCTGCACAAAGTTAGTCCTCGCAAGAGCGCAGAGTTGAAACATAAATCGTTAAGCAATAGACGAGTAAGCGTGAAGGATACAGCGCAAAAGGACCGCTCGAAGACCGATGAAGTGCGAGAGCCGCCCAAGAAAGTTCGCAGGCTAAGCATGGCTCAAAACGCAGTACCGTCAGAGCGGGGTTCTGGATCACCTGTCAAAAAGAAATCATCCCAACCAACCGTTCCGGAGCAATTGCCAGTAGCACCTTTGATTGATAAGAAGAGTCCCCTGGGTATAGCTGCAGACTACCATGACAATGATAAGCATTGGTTGCCGAAGGCGCCCAGCCCGAATACTATTCCGCCTGCAGTAGAGAAGCCCGGTGGTAATGAAAAATACATGACTGACGATAAATCTATGGACTCAGATTATGCAGATAAAAGTAGCGTCAAAATGATTGCTAAAATACAAGCAAACCTCAACGAAAACACCATGATCAAGTCTCCAAAGACGCCAATGGATGCAAGAAcagtaaatattgaaaacattgatGTTGAGAACGTGGCTAGAAACATGAAGAAACGGTCGACAGAAAAGAAATTCATCACACAAGATGCCAGTCACGTACAAGGTGTTGAAATCTCCAAGAGTGCCAAGATACCATCAATTATAAACCCCTTCCCTAACAGAGCCATTTTCTCTCCTCAGTCTAAGGATAATGAATTTTTAGATTTCGAAATGATGGCTGTTGACGACGGGTTCAACCATGACGACATTATGAAACCGTTTGCGACTTATCCAGAATTCTTTTTCAAAGAGGATTCTAAGGAACAAGGTGTACAGGAAACACTGAACTTAGTGGACAGGCTTAGGATAAGGCTAAATACTAAGAAAGTGCCGGAAACAGTTCCTGAAGAAGACGAACCTATAGATGTGATCGATGACGATACGAAAGATAATAAAGATGACAACCTGGTCGCGTCCAACTTGGTCAAAGAAGACAGTCCGCCACCTAAGGCGCACACACCTGCGCTAGGGCTTACTGAACGCTCACCTGTGAAGGAGAGTCGCCAAGCCGTCAATCACATTCCTAGGATACCGCCGTCTATAGATCTCCCATCCGGTGATACTGCCATGGACGCTAAAGATTTCCAACCTACGGCTATGACAAGTGATGAAAAATGGCCTATCATTCCGCTAGCGGTGTCACAAATGGACACGCAGAGTCAGGCTGCTAACGACCAAAAGTACGATAATTCATACCCAGACGACGTCAAAGAACCTATAACGTTACAGTCCGACGTGCGGTCTGTTTCTGAAGTAGGAGATACAATTTCAATATCCAAACAAAGCGACGATTCACAATCTTTGTCAGTTGTCGACCACTCTGTTCACAGTAACGACGTTGAACTTGTACATGATAACCAAAACTATGATAATAATGAGTTGATACACTCTGATTGCGCTACGACTTCCTCGCCATACATTAGCCAAGAAAAATGGCGAGAGAGCAAGATAACCACGCGCCGATCATCCGCCTCTAGTACGACCTCAGAAGGTTCCGTGAGCTCTCATAAAAATGAACTGAAGTCTCATCTTTCAAGTGATTTACGTCCAGGTAATGTAATGCCTCAAATAGATACGTACCCGCCCATCCCGGCGTACTCAAGGCCGGTGGAGCCGTCGATGCCGCTGAACCAGTACACGACGTACCCGCCCGAGGCGTCGCCTTTCTGCTCACTGCCGCTGTTCGCGGGCGCGGCGCAGTTGCCGCTACCGTCGCCGGGGCCTGGCCTCTACGGCGCCATCCCCTACACGACCTCTGCGCCACTGCCGCTCAAACCCGCCTTCTACAGTGCGGCTTTTACATCATCATCGCAGAACATTGCTCTGACTACAGCGATGATTGCCCCGCCCACACCGAAACCGTTAGATTCGCCAGGGCCCGATATTGATGTCACAGGAAGCGATAAGTTCTCGATACACGTTGCTTCAAGCCCTAGTATAAGCGTAGATTCCTATGAAAACAGCAACAAAGCTCCAACGAAAATGTCCAATGACAGCAATGAAACTATGACGAGCTTGCACCCACAGGAATCAAAATCTCCACCTAAATTGACAAAACTGACAACAAAGTTCTCTGGGAAGTCTCCAGGCAAGAGCCCTGGCATATCGCCCAAGCAAAGCGAATCCGGTAAGGGCACAAAACGTTCTAGTAACAGGAGCAACAGAAGCCAACGTGGCCGCGGCCGCTCCAAGAGCCGCGGTCAAGGATTTCCGCCCGCTGAATATTTGGGAAACTCTATTCAAAGCAAGCTTGTCGGCACAGTCTACGACTTCGACGAAGAAATCGCCAATGATGGTGTTGACCTAAAAACTCTTCGCGACAAACGTAAATCTATCGATATACGAGACGATAGGAAATCCGAACATTCTTACAAAGATTCTTCTCAGTCACCTCGCGTTATAACTCCTCCTCCGAGTAAAAAAGCTACACCGTCAGATAGTAAAGACGTTAAACCGCCTCTGTCCCCCGAACCCGCGGAGTCGAACTCGTCGCCGTCGGCGTCGTCCGGCTTCTCCCAGGTGGCGCCCGTGCTGCCAGGACCGGTAGATATGCGTACGTACCAACCGTTCGAAAACCCAGCTCCTCCTACCGAAAATGCGTATCACTTACTCGCGTTTGCTAGTGGAACCGCGGAACAGCACTTGGCTGAAATAGACGAGGAAGTAGAGAAACAACTCCACACAGCACTAATGGCCAGTAATCCGCAGACGGGATCACCGAGCCATCAGCCTGAGCCGGAGACCAGCGAGCCGCCCAAAGAGGTCGCCGCTCCGCAACTGCCCAAGGTATCTCTCTCCGACTCAAGAAATCAATTGAAGGTTAAGATTAAAGGTCCTTTCTTGGACGCCAATTACTCAACGTCGTCATCACAGCCGGTagccccgccgccgccggcgcCCGCCAGCGAGCCCGGCACCAGCATGTTCAACGCGTCGAGCTCCACCGCCTCCAGCGCGGTGTCCGGCTCGACCAACCTGCGGCGCATGAGGAAGAAGGAGTTGCTGCGCCAGTACTGGACCCAGGACATGAACATGGATGACCCGACACAAAACGCCACGGTGGGGGCCGTGCCGCCGCCGGCTGCGCCCTCGCCGCTCACGCGCGCCGTCATCACCATCCCCAAGGCGGTGGCGTCCATGACCAGCATACCGACGCGCGAGGACTATAAGATGAGCGATAGTCCGGTAGAGAAGAAGAAACGAAAAATTACTAGTGGTCTCTCGCGTGAGTTAAGGCATTTAGAGGTAAGTATGAACGACGATGCCGACCCTGCAGATGACGTCAAGTTGTCAACAATAGCCGGCACGTCAAGCAAACAAGTTCACAAGCGTCGCGGCCGCACCTCCACCAAGCCGAACCGTGCTAATGCCACATCTCCGGTCGCCCCGAAGCTAAAGATAAAGATCGGCAACAACACAGTCCAGCAGGTCCcggcggccgcgcccgcgccgcctgATGACTCGGCTGGGACTGCCAATTTCCGCCCGCCTAAAAAACGAATCATGGTGCACAAGCCTAGCCTCGAGGACTTGCGCCGTGAGAGCATGAAGTATCGGCGTATGGTGATGGCCAACTTCGAAGAAGACGAACAAGATACAATAGTTAAACCTAAGAGTGAAAAAAGTGAGAAAAGTGATAAAAGCGAAAAGCGTAAAAAGAAAAAGGACAAAAAAGCTGAAAAGCTTCAAGTGGTGAACAGAGAAAGTAATAGTGCTACAAAGTTGATCATAAAAATCAAACGAACGAAGGAAGAAGAGTCAAACGACGGTAGCACGAGCGGCGCGTCGACAAGCGGGGGCGCGAGTGCGAGTGCAGGCGGGGGCGCgagcgcgggcgggggcgcgggcgcgagTGCCGCCGTGACGCCCGCCGAGCCCGCCATCGACCCGTTCGAGTATGACCCGTCGGCGCCCGACCCGCTCGCCATCGACCCGCCCTCGTACGCTGAGGCGTCGTCGGCCATGCGCAAGGTGCGCACGGACAAGGTGACGCCCATCCGGTTAAAACTGGCGCGCAGCTCCGAGGGCTCCGGCTACGTCATGAAGGAGGCCGGCGAGGCCGCGCTGCCcgtcaataacaataaacactGTGAAGTGAGGTGA